The stretch of DNA GCATTGCAAGTTGAATCAGGCACTGATTGTGTAGATTTTGTCCCACACGGAACCATTTCTCCCACATCATTCAGGTGGCTTACAATTCTGTTCACTTGAAGCACTAACTGAAGTGCAGACCCCAAAAAGGCTAAGGGCTCAGTCCCACAAAACTGCTCTGACTTGAGAAGCAAGAGCGAGTAGTAAGTTCTCAGGTTACTCGCAATTTCTGTCTGACTGGACAACAAACCCATGATTCTTTTGGATCCCCTCCTCCTCACAGCTATGCTCTTGTCCTGGATCTGCAGTGTTCTTCACTCAGTTTGTCATCATGTCTCACGGAATTAAGAAGCCAGCATCTAGTTTTCTCAAGCCAGGAGTCGCAGACTGCCAATGATATAAACTATGAGTCATGGTGCAAACACAACCCTCTTCCCAAAATACAATTTCACTCAGTGATTTAAGGAGAatttacatatatgcacatagacCATTATGAGCACATTATACAGTACAAATCAGTTTTCCACTGACTAATAAACATGACACCACAAAAGAATCTCATGCTAGTAATAATTTGGACAATGTCCCAGACCTGCAGTTAGGGTCCATTTACCTTTCTATGGGCTGAATGTTTGAAATTCTAACTTTCAAGGGATAGTATTGAGGGAAAGAACTTACTCAAGAGGGCAGAGCCTCCAGGAATGGCATTGGTGTGCTGAGAAGAGATGTCCAAGGAAAGTGATTTGCCCTCATCACCGTGTGAGGACACAGTGGGAAATCAACAATCTGCAAAAGGGCCCTGGAAAAATGCCCTCGCTAAAACCACCCTGATCTCAGCCTCCCCAGCCTCCAGGACTGTGAGAAACAGACTTCTACTAAATAAAAACTACCCAGTATATGGTGTTAGCCTaaagaactaaaataaaataaatatctatttatgCCAACAGAAGAGTGGGCATGATGCCTTAGGGCACACAAAAAAAACTTTTACAATCTCTTAAAATTAGAGGAAACAGTTGAAACTTTGGGATGAAGAAAGTGTGTCAGTGGTCCAtgcagtggttaagctgctgcctgtgggcccagcattccatatggacatggATTCAAACCTGACTAccccaattctgatccagttccttgctagtgacctggcaaaacagcagaatatggcctaagtgcttaggcctctgcacccacttggatgACCAGAaataagctcctagcttctggcttgtacctggcccagtcttggcaattgtggccatttggagagtaaattagtgtatggaagctttctctctctttatctctgtctctcctttctcttcctcttcctctctctctctctctctacagctctgcctttcaaataaataaaatgcatcctttttttaaaaaaaaaggtatttcaaTATGGAGTAATTTTTTTATCAACACATCATATAAAGTTAGGTATGTCTATATTTATCTATGTGtgtaacatctttaaatatctgtAGAcatatacattatttatttatttatttatttatttatttaactattgTTACTGTAGAAAGTGATGCATGAAGACAGAAGTGGCCTGAAACCACCAAATTCATGATCGAGGCCTGCTTCCAGGAACACAGTTTCAGGATAGAGCATGAACACATGGGAAAAGCTCAGAATCTGAGGCATGATACACTTTCATCTGTTTGAGTACTCAGATCTTCagattttgggggagtgaattccAGACATTACAAATGTACATATTCGTGAAAGACAATGAGATTCATAGGACAAGAACTTCTGCTATTTGTGACAGGAGTCTCTGGCTCACTCACAAGCCATTGCTTCTGTCCTCACACATCATGATgaatatttacagagagcaaCAGAACCTCTTGCATGTCTTGTAGAGACATTTAGACCTACTGTGCCCACCCGCCCCCAGTGAAGAACACCTTTTTGACACCTCTTGGCATCAGTTTGAACACATCCTACCTGGCACTTGAGAGTATCAAAACGATTTGTCCATGTATTATTTTCTTGTAAAGAAACTCTGAAGGTGGGGAAACCCGAGAGAAAAGGCTGTTTTTGACACAGTAGGAGGAGGATTAGGTGCACGTAGCACTTAACACCGTGAGTCGGAGATGAAGGATGAGCTACAGATTTTGGGCGCTACCCACAAGAATCATGGTTGTCTCATCATCCCCCGGGGTGGGCTCCAatccatcttccaccactttgtGGAGAGTGCTGTAGTGTTGCTGACTTTGGTGGAATGAATGCAGCTGtgaggctgcctcccaggcagcaaaAGAAGGCATGGGGAAGATCTCAGGCCGCTTGTTTTCGAAAAAGCACTTCAGGTTCCTCTCACTCAATTTGGTGGCATATTCCAGAAACGTATTTTCCAACTGTTCCTTCTCCTTTTGTGCATACGTCTTCCAAAAACTCAGCTGAAGGTGGCTCACTTTAGATCGGCAGCGAGCATAACAAGTGGTGAGCAGTGAGAAGAAAGACGCTGAACAAATCAGGCACCATCCTAGAATCTTAAAGAAATATAAAGGGCGTATAAACACAAAGTCACTCCTAGGAAGCTGATTCCCAAatatcatttgggaagtgaatagcTAAATTCATGTCACAATCACTGTCACACCTCATTTGAAGTCGTTcatcttaatttaaaaagcatttttcaaaCTATTCTAGTATTTTTCAGAATAGTTTACTTGAGGTCTTTTCTCCTACCCAATATTTCTGATGTCCAAAGAAATAACCAGAAGACAGGGCAGTGGAAAAGAgattggaaaagagagagagaaaaaaaaggagaatacATTACTCCAAAACTAGGTAAAGCAGGCTCTCAAATAATATTGTACATCAAAGGAAAGAATCTGTGTGGGTATAAACATGATCATTTAAGTAAATGACCGATTTTTTAGCCAATGTTCTTTGGCAGTGATAAAGACATAAACAAGGAATTTcgagaagtttgtggaaatgatagcatgaaaagaaaatgttcagtGCAAAATTTTGTGCCAAAATTATCTTCTCTTTCaagttttcataaatatttttgagcTACCCTTGCACATGGCCAGTAGCTGACCTTCCTTGAAACCCTTTGCCCAGAGCAGCAAACCCTGCCTGCCAGCACCATCATTACTCACTGCCCATTGTGGCAGAGAATACAACAACATACTGAAGATACAGGAATTCAAAGCTCGTTAGAAAACTGGAAACTAATAGAATTGTTTCAAATTATGAGGATTGTTTGTTCAGAATTTTGGTTATTAGAAAAACAATCTCCTCTCTGAGTTTAAATGACTcagctatttttttctgaatttcaaaagCAATTATCTAAATAGGTCAAGTTACCTTAAGAGATTTTTCATTGTTctgattctgtattttttttaaactggaattgtttttatatttggaCAACTAATAGATCTCTCTGAAAATGTATTCTAGCATTTACTTTAAGTGACCCTTAGTATTCCTCAGCAGATGGgcctatttaaaaacagaaacaatattctccaaaatgaaacAGCTGCCAAATAAAGTGTAGGTCCATTGTTCTCAATGTGACTCAGATGTGGGGGTCCTGGGAAAGATTTGCAGGTTGGCACTTATTGGGTGAAATCCCAGCATTTCGTTACCGTGACAgttccctgtgcctcagttttgaAAGAGGGATTGCACATCTCAGGAATCGTTTTGAGAATCCATTGAAATGAGGCAGAACATACATGTGCATTCTGTAAGCattaactattttcttttttttttaaaaagatttattattattggaaagccggatatacagagagaaggagagacagaaaggaagatcttccatccgatgtttcactccccaagtgagccgcaacgggccggtgtgcgccgatccgatgccgggaacctggaacctcttccagtctcccacgcgggtgcaggtcccaaagctttgggctgtcctcaactgctttcccaggccacaagcagggggctggatgggaagtggaggtgccgggactagaaccggcgcccatatgggatcccggggcgttcaaggcgaggacttaagccgctaggccacgccgccgggcccaagcattaACTATTTTCACATGAACATTTATATAATGTTTTGTTGACTGAACTCATTTTTTGTACTTAAATTTGTTGTGAGTGGTACCTAAGACTTGTTTTACTCTTTATCTTCTACCATATGAATGCACAGCTAGGCCTCCTACAGACCATTTCAGCTGAGTATCTGAACCAAGTCTAGCTGAATTTTGAACTGGTTGGTCAACTTCAGATCCTCCATTCCCTCAAGCATGATCTTTGCTTGTCTTTCTTCACCCTCCTCTCAGTTTACACCACCCACAGTCAAACTCGAGCATGGGGGATCCTCCCACTCTAGCCGTCAATAGTGTTCATTATGTGGAAGTCTACTCTCCCAAACATTGGTGGTTTGTTCATCAACTTGAAATACCTGCTAAATACCAGAAGTTATATGCCCATTTCTGTCCATTATATCCATGAATTTTCCAACAACTCTCCAAAGTAGGTGTTATTACATGAAGAGAAATCCGGTGCTCAGAGAGGTGAACATGATTAGCTCTACGTGACATATTTGATGAGTAGTAGCATCAGGATTCATACCCAAGGCCGGCTCCAAGGTTGAACTCCTTCCACTACTACTTTCTACCTTCCTTAAGAATAGTCATTCAGCTGGATTTCTTGTTCCTTTGCCTCACCCAGGGAAGAATGTACATTTTCCCATTCCAACCCACATGCTCAACTGATGGTTGGACTCTGCTGCTCCTGATTGTGAATCTCTGTggtcagcacctgctgttgcaacAGCTAACCTTGTCCACATTCCTTAGGCATGCTCCCATAGCAATCAGCCCCAGGTCCTTTTCATTCTGCTGGAAAGTCACCTGGTCAGTGTGCTCAATCTAAACTATGCAGGATGTGCATGATTCCTTATGCCTTTGTTTACAAAAGGAAAACTCATACTCATGCAGTTGAGTGTTGGAACTGACACTGATTAAATGGAGCTTAGTGCCTGAGGCCATAGTGTAAATCAGAAATTCTATCATATTGTAATCAATGCCTGCctcctaaaaaaaaagaagaaaagaaagaaagacaaaacagTAGGTATTTGGGAGCCTAATGCATTTTCTCCAAGATTTTATGTGAGCTCACTTTTTGTGATTATGGAAAGTGTGACTCTATTTCCAACCATCTTTAGAAGGTATGGTTTGAGAAACAGACCATATCACAATGCATTGTTATAAAAGCAAATCCTATTGAAAGAGCATTCACTATGCATTCATTATGAAACAAATAGCATTCCTAACAAATTGTGGATCACAGATTCCTACCAGTCACAAATAGGAAGCCAGTCTTCTCCTGAGGATGGGGCAGCTTCTCTATCTGGAGTGTGTTCATTTACTAGGAAGGACAATATACTACTTCCCTATCTACAATCATAAGGAAAATAGAATAACGGCCCAAATCCTGAGCTTCTTAAATATTATAAAGACTTTTTTAGgtgaaaacttttctttttttttacctttaatatatttttattttgaattttgaattatgtggtacaattttgtatagactgggattctgcCCCGCAAACTCCTACCTCCcatcagattttccccattttgttgcaatagtatagtccttcataaggaatcataattctatcagtctcttatttaagtgtactccgacattgttggtacagacaatgtcagacagtccagcttcccattgtctacacatgtccaacagtttcattgggattccatctttcgtctggatgcagggatgcatgttccattatacccccacatctgtatatgatagaccccagtactccatcactgtacattACCAAGACCTTTTTAGcagtacagtaaaaaaaaaaaaaaaacacacacacacaatctgccTGAATCACTATTGACCAAATTCTATTTAAATACTTCTGGTCCCACTTTATATGGGAAATCCTTCCCAATTTTTATGTTTCTACACAAGAATATAGGTTTGAGGAAATCATCCAAGGGAATCACTACACTAATCTAATTAACTGCCACTTTGAAAAGTATTAGACCATTGGATTCAGCTATATTTTAACAGATCAAAGTATATGGTGCTTCTCTGAGAAATCCacctgaaaataaatacataatagaaAATAGTCATTGTAAATTACAGCTCTGCTATGAGTACTTAATGTACAAGTTAGTATTATGCATTATTTACAAAATCAATCAAGAGAGCTTGCATGAAAATGCTTGAGTTCTTCCATACGCATAACTCAGAGAGACTatctttttgaaaatacaaaaggCATAATCCAATGAGCAAGTTTGCTGTGCAATCCAGTTTCTTAAAAGCTTTTCCCAAGATTGTCTTAATAATTCATCATACTTCAATTTCTATTTAGGTTTAAAATATTCTCTCTGTTCTCCTGTCAGATGCAACCCTAGCTGAAAGGATAATAAAATCATTGAAGTTCATACTTGGGGGAAAAGAAAGGCTTGTCCTTTCTTACCTGAGACTGGGCTTGAAGGGACAATTTCAGTTCTTCGGTGTCCATAGGTTGCATGCTTGTCTTGCCACAAGATACTCTGTAAAGTTCTTCCCAGCACTCTTTTGGTTTGCCGTTGCAAATCATTTCCAGGAGTCTCGAACTTTTCGTCCCACTCATCGCACATTCATAAAAAGTTCCATTGAGCAAAGCCACAGAGAGCCACATCACAGGAGCCACCAATGAGCTGAGAGTAATCTCACCAAGGACATAGAAGAAACGGCAACTGTCAccccttggaaagattttcctgGGATTCACACAGCAGCCAGTGAAGAGTTTCCATGATTTGTTGTTCAGAAAGAATCCCAGGATCAGTAGCACCCAGGCTGGAGCAAAGAGGAAAACCAGCCCGTAGGCGGTATTCTCAGCACTGCAGGGGCACTTAAAAGCCACAAGTGAAAAGAGACGTTCGCTTCCCACAGTCAGCAGGGCCATAAAGCTATAGCCAATAACAGTTTTCTGattaaggaaaaattttaaaatgctctgAAAAGCATCCATGTtggtatacagagagagggagaatgctTTGCCGTTGTTATTTACACAGCCACTGTGGCAATGGCCGAGGGTGGAGCTCTTTCTTCATTAGAAACAACAGTCCTCCTTCTCAGATTGAATTCAGCCAGATAAAGAAACAATGTCATTCCCTAGGAATGAGTATTTCTCAATAGTGTTCAGATAATGCCTCCTACTGGTGGATACAAGACCATGAGAATGAGAGGCAAATTAAAGTGCATAGACTGAATATTATTTCCATGTGGCTTGGTTTGaaaatcaggaaaaagaaaaaccctcaCTCATACACTCATACAAATGCTACTCTAGGAATTTTCCAGCAGGAGGAAGCAACATTGGCAGAAGGGGGTTTTAGCCAGTTGACTGGAGCCTCCCTTGAATCTCTAAACCAGGAGTTTTCCATGGTAGCTTTTTTTCCTCTTGCTATATAACTTAAGATCTAGGAAATAGATACTCATTTCTTCAACTGGCTAGGGTCAGTCACTCGAACCATCGTTTAGGATTTATGACATTTGAAACAGAGCAGTTTAAGGAGGAAATGGGTTTGGGGGGAAAATGGGAGGAGACAAATtatcatttctttcccaggctttCATAGTAACCTCCTGACAAAATCTCTGACTTCAGTCCCCGAACCACCACCCCGCTCCCCAGGCCTGAGTCCACCTTCCAGGCTGACTCCAATGAGATCCCTCTCATTCCAAAGCTGATTCTGTGTAAGTCTTCCACACCGTTGGGGCTTACCGCTACCCATGACGTGATGAGTTTAGACTTCTCCTGAACCTCATAGTACGATTCGTGCCATGACATGATGCTACTTCCTAGACATTTTGTCCCACCTCAAGCCCTCACCTTGTCTACCTCGCAAATGTTTATATTCATGTACTCTGGGTCTAAACGTGATGTCAAACACAGAATGAATGTTCAtcgatttttttttccaagaggcTATTGGCCTCCTGATTTGAACCGGCAAACTATGCTAGACAGCAAATATGAATGAATTAGTTAATGAACATTTTAGTTCTTAAAATTGTACATAACCTAAGAaaattgtttctgtttctctgtagctcttaattttaaaaattatgttaattAAGGCATTTAAAAGATGACAACATACCAAGCTGACAAATTTCATTGGTAAACTTCAAAGTCCAACCTCACGTGttttgtgaaaaaagaaaaatttttaaaatgccttagACTAGGAGCAAGGAGCCAAGTTATAGTATGACTTGGTTGTGTTTTACTTGCTTGAACACCAGTTTATTCATTAATGAAACCTGGGATGTAAAACAAAGTCTGCTACTTTTTTCTGATTCCACCTGATAAAATGCTTTAAACTCTGTaaagcatttttttgttgttttgagaaGTTACTTTGTCACTCATTTTTGTGCCTCACACCACCTCCTTTTGCTCCATCTCAAAGACTTTCTCCCCATTTACCAAAACACATGCCTGGGTCTAATCTGTGTAGCATTCTCTTCTCTGATCACTATCTTTCTATTGTGGATATGAGTCCCTACATTCCTTCTAATTCCACATCAATGTGACAAGTGTCATGCCAATATGTTCGTAATTAATAGTATTTAAATATCTCACTATCCAAAATGATACCCACCTTTTTAAAGGCCTTTAAAAATACCTTAAAGCATCTTTCATAAAGTAATATTTCTATTGAAAACTAGTCCTTTAGGATGTTTTATAAAGCTATAAAAAATATAGTCAGCAAACTGCAAATCTAAGTGTGAACCAGATTTTCTGACTACAGATTTTAGGCGCTTAACCATTGTGCTACAATGCCTGTAACACAGTATTTGGTTGCCCTattaatatatgtacatacatgttctAGGTTGAGTTTCAATATAAAATTTCTTGTCATTATTAGGTTGCTTTCAAGATGTACTTGGGCATTACACCAACTGTGACCTGTAACAATTCAAGCAGAAATGAATTTTCCCTGATTCTGGAGAAGAATCCTCTGGCGGAGTTTGTGGAAGAGCTCCCTGCTGGACGATCTTCTCTGTGCTACTGCAATTTACTCTGTGGGATTATCAGAGGTGCCCTGGAAATGGTAAAGAACATGCTTCATTTGTTTAGTGTATCATTCATCTAATGTTGTGTATCAAATTGTATATCCAAATGTGGTAGGTTAAAATTAACAGTTTCAGAGGATCAGAAATCTGGGAGCACCTTAGCAGGGTGGTTGTGATTCAGTCTCCCACGGCTGCTTCATACATATTCAAATTGTTGGCCATGACAATAGCCTATGAAGATTTCACTGAGGCTGAAGAATTTAACTTCCAAGATCACTCAGGAACAAAGCCTCTGTTCCTGACTGGTGGTTGGCTCAGGGCTGAATGGGGTTCCTTGCCACATAGACCTCTTTGTAGACCCAATCATAACACAGCAGCTTGTGCTAGCAATCCTGGTGCAATGTGGGAGGGCCCTTGCCTGAGGGAGTGAATAACAGGAAGTGAGGATCACTGTCGGTTAGCTTCCACACTTgaattattcattgatttaacTAGACAATTAGCATCTGGTAAGTGTCAGGTGCTGAGCATGACACAGTGCTGTCAGATTCCTTTGTCTAATGGAAAAGTcaaatgtgtaaataaatataatgaaaggCTTTGAGAGGATCTGGGATGGAAACATTTCCTACAGAAACTCTGAATTGACATTTGAAGGAAAAATAGGAGTTAGCTGAAGGTCTTGggtaagagaaagaggagaaaagtgCATTCTAGCTAGAAAGATCAGCATGTCGTAAGGCACAAAAGCAATATTTCATTCAATGAAACGAGAATTTGAATTGAAGAATTTGACTGAAGGGCAGATAAAAAGGGGGATTGTCCTGAGAAAGGAGGATTAAATTCTCTACAGgagcatgatttaaaaaaaaaaagaaaagccccatTTGAACAATTGTTTGAAGGTAGACAGATAAGAAGATGAGGTTGTAATTTGACTAAAAGGAAAAAGATTGAGACAAAGATTCAAGCATAACTTTTAGATTTCTAAACAACTTGTGGGAGTGCTGTATtattaaacaagaaagaaaaaggagaagtaCAAGAAGATTGGAAGATATAGAGTGAAAGAATTTTGATTCTGTTGTGTTTGGAATGTCTAATACATGCAAAAATAAGGCTATCCAGTAAGTATTTGTTATTATATGTCTGAACCCAGAGATATGTGGACTGAATAGACACTC from Ochotona princeps isolate mOchPri1 chromosome 1, mOchPri1.hap1, whole genome shotgun sequence encodes:
- the CALHM5 gene encoding calcium homeostasis modulator protein 5, translated to MDAFQSILKFFLNQKTVIGYSFMALLTVGSERLFSLVAFKCPCSAENTAYGLVFLFAPAWVLLILGFFLNNKSWKLFTGCCVNPRKIFPRGDSCRFFYVLGEITLSSLVAPVMWLSVALLNGTFYECAMSGTKSSRLLEMICNGKPKECWEELYRVSCGKTSMQPMDTEELKLSLQAQSQILGWCLICSASFFSLLTTCYARCRSKVSHLQLSFWKTYAQKEKEQLENTFLEYATKLSERNLKCFFENKRPEIFPMPSFAAWEAASQLHSFHQSQQHYSTLHKVVEDGLEPTPGDDETTMILVGSAQNL